The following coding sequences lie in one Arachis ipaensis cultivar K30076 chromosome B03, Araip1.1, whole genome shotgun sequence genomic window:
- the LOC107628850 gene encoding uncharacterized protein LOC107628850 isoform X2, producing the protein MRLLFSVSASASASIFLNPPSHPLHLAQGSLIQPCKFRILSEQSLCLRLTTFRLSCRRRGTFICAAKNQEAEDAFKKTVEIDMLIDMLREANPHQLQKIVLENILAFNPTFWIRLAARSDTCKSEDDKEKIESATDVLKGVLKPVVDDEGEISWPPRDPQGLTLMEMEISQREQEGQLDEGFLAEVNAQLRQAKEDGDKPGLEAMLQKVLQLYASTVLSRRSYAMKGSEVLKDEQFLENIIQAPEEEWNNILIKGLTIGAGDISPEELDAVVKKRIERTLIRTEGGSYQQRILTEYLKGIETRAEEIVQVLQGKP; encoded by the exons ATGAGGCTGTTGTTCTCTGTCTccgcttctgcttctgcttctattTTTCTTAATCCTCCATCTCATCCACTTCATCTTGCTCAG GGTTCACTCATCCAACCTTGTAAGTTTCGGATTCTCTCGGAGCAGAGTCTCTGTTTGAGGCTCACAACTTTCCGTTTGAGTTGCAGGAGAAG GGGAACTTTCATATGTGCAGCCAAAAATCAAGAAGCCGAGGATGCTTTCAAGAAGACCGTCGAAATCGATATGCTTATAGATATGCTTAGGGAAGCTAATCCTCACCAG CTTCAGAAAATTGTTCTTGAGAATATCCTTGCTTTCAATCCAACCTTCTGGATACGACTTGCGGCAAGGTCTGACACATGCAAGTCTGAGGATGATAAA GAGAAGATAGAGTCTGCCACTGATGTCCTGAAGGGTGTGCTAAAACCTGTGGTTGACGATGAAGGAGAGATTTCATGGCCTCCAAGAGATCCTCAGGGACTCACATTGATGGAAATG GAGATAAGTCAAAGGGAACAAGAAGGACAGCTAGATGAGGGCTTCCTTGCTGAAGTTAATGCACAACTACGACAA GCAAAGGAAGATGGCGATAAGCCTGGTCTTGAGGCTATGTTGCAAAAGGTTTTGCAACTTTATGCTTCAACTGTTCTCTCGAGACGAAGTTACGCTATGAAAG GGAGTGAAGTTTTGAAGGATGAACAATTCCTTGAAAATATAATCCAAG CTCCTGAAGAAGAATGGAACAATATTTTGATCAAAGGATTGACAATTGGTGCTGGAGATATTTCACCAGAGGAGCTCGATGCTGTCGTCAAGAAACGAATTGAGCGCACTTTAATTAGAACA GAGGGAGGTTCTTACCAACAGCGGATTTTGACTGAATACCTGAAAGGCATCGAAACCAGAGCAGAAGAGATTGTTCAGGTGCTTCAGGGGAAACCATAA
- the LOC107628850 gene encoding uncharacterized protein LOC107628850 isoform X1, producing the protein MRLLFSVSASASASIFLNPPSHPLHLAQGSLIQPCKFRILSEQSLCLRLTTFRLSCRRRGTFICAAKNQEAEDAFKKTVEIDMLIDMLREANPHQLQKIVLENILAFNPTFWIRLAARSDTCKSEDDKKDYEELAAAVMNVVDRVVHKTKEKIESATDVLKGVLKPVVDDEGEISWPPRDPQGLTLMEMEISQREQEGQLDEGFLAEVNAQLRQAKEDGDKPGLEAMLQKVLQLYASTVLSRRSYAMKGSEVLKDEQFLENIIQAPEEEWNNILIKGLTIGAGDISPEELDAVVKKRIERTLIRTEGGSYQQRILTEYLKGIETRAEEIVQVLQGKP; encoded by the exons ATGAGGCTGTTGTTCTCTGTCTccgcttctgcttctgcttctattTTTCTTAATCCTCCATCTCATCCACTTCATCTTGCTCAG GGTTCACTCATCCAACCTTGTAAGTTTCGGATTCTCTCGGAGCAGAGTCTCTGTTTGAGGCTCACAACTTTCCGTTTGAGTTGCAGGAGAAG GGGAACTTTCATATGTGCAGCCAAAAATCAAGAAGCCGAGGATGCTTTCAAGAAGACCGTCGAAATCGATATGCTTATAGATATGCTTAGGGAAGCTAATCCTCACCAG CTTCAGAAAATTGTTCTTGAGAATATCCTTGCTTTCAATCCAACCTTCTGGATACGACTTGCGGCAAGGTCTGACACATGCAAGTCTGAGGATGATAAA AAAGATTATGAAGAGTTGGCTGCAGCTGTTATGAACGTGGTGGATCGCGTGGTTCATAAGACCAAG GAGAAGATAGAGTCTGCCACTGATGTCCTGAAGGGTGTGCTAAAACCTGTGGTTGACGATGAAGGAGAGATTTCATGGCCTCCAAGAGATCCTCAGGGACTCACATTGATGGAAATG GAGATAAGTCAAAGGGAACAAGAAGGACAGCTAGATGAGGGCTTCCTTGCTGAAGTTAATGCACAACTACGACAA GCAAAGGAAGATGGCGATAAGCCTGGTCTTGAGGCTATGTTGCAAAAGGTTTTGCAACTTTATGCTTCAACTGTTCTCTCGAGACGAAGTTACGCTATGAAAG GGAGTGAAGTTTTGAAGGATGAACAATTCCTTGAAAATATAATCCAAG CTCCTGAAGAAGAATGGAACAATATTTTGATCAAAGGATTGACAATTGGTGCTGGAGATATTTCACCAGAGGAGCTCGATGCTGTCGTCAAGAAACGAATTGAGCGCACTTTAATTAGAACA GAGGGAGGTTCTTACCAACAGCGGATTTTGACTGAATACCTGAAAGGCATCGAAACCAGAGCAGAAGAGATTGTTCAGGTGCTTCAGGGGAAACCATAA
- the LOC107628850 gene encoding uncharacterized protein LOC107628850 isoform X3 — MLIDMLREANPHQLQKIVLENILAFNPTFWIRLAARSDTCKSEDDKKDYEELAAAVMNVVDRVVHKTKEKIESATDVLKGVLKPVVDDEGEISWPPRDPQGLTLMEMEISQREQEGQLDEGFLAEVNAQLRQAKEDGDKPGLEAMLQKVLQLYASTVLSRRSYAMKGSEVLKDEQFLENIIQAPEEEWNNILIKGLTIGAGDISPEELDAVVKKRIERTLIRTEGGSYQQRILTEYLKGIETRAEEIVQVLQGKP; from the exons ATGCTTATAGATATGCTTAGGGAAGCTAATCCTCACCAG CTTCAGAAAATTGTTCTTGAGAATATCCTTGCTTTCAATCCAACCTTCTGGATACGACTTGCGGCAAGGTCTGACACATGCAAGTCTGAGGATGATAAA AAAGATTATGAAGAGTTGGCTGCAGCTGTTATGAACGTGGTGGATCGCGTGGTTCATAAGACCAAG GAGAAGATAGAGTCTGCCACTGATGTCCTGAAGGGTGTGCTAAAACCTGTGGTTGACGATGAAGGAGAGATTTCATGGCCTCCAAGAGATCCTCAGGGACTCACATTGATGGAAATG GAGATAAGTCAAAGGGAACAAGAAGGACAGCTAGATGAGGGCTTCCTTGCTGAAGTTAATGCACAACTACGACAA GCAAAGGAAGATGGCGATAAGCCTGGTCTTGAGGCTATGTTGCAAAAGGTTTTGCAACTTTATGCTTCAACTGTTCTCTCGAGACGAAGTTACGCTATGAAAG GGAGTGAAGTTTTGAAGGATGAACAATTCCTTGAAAATATAATCCAAG CTCCTGAAGAAGAATGGAACAATATTTTGATCAAAGGATTGACAATTGGTGCTGGAGATATTTCACCAGAGGAGCTCGATGCTGTCGTCAAGAAACGAATTGAGCGCACTTTAATTAGAACA GAGGGAGGTTCTTACCAACAGCGGATTTTGACTGAATACCTGAAAGGCATCGAAACCAGAGCAGAAGAGATTGTTCAGGTGCTTCAGGGGAAACCATAA
- the LOC107634075 gene encoding B-box zinc finger protein 20 isoform X2, with translation MKIQCDVCHKVEASFFCPSDEAALCHGCDRTIHCANKVATKHTRFSLHHPNSKDAPLCDICQERRAYIFCQEDRAILCSECDVSIHGANEYTKKHNRFLLTGVKLGAASSSSSSEPTSMSSSRATTSSEAANNQNNNNYYMGSDTGSVSTSSISEYLIETIPGYCMEDLLDASFPPNGF, from the exons ATGAAGATCCAGTGTGATGTGTGTCACAAAGTGGAGGCCTCTTTCTTCTGTCCCTCTGATGAAGCAGCTCTATGCCATGGCTGTGATCGCACAATACACTGTGCCAACAAGGTTGCAACCAAACACACGCGCTTCTCTCTGCACCACCCTAACTCCAAAGACGCCCCTCTTTGTGATATCTGCCAA GAGAGACGTGCATATATATTTTGCCAAGAAGATAGAGCGATACTATGCAGTGAATGTGACGTTTCTATCCATGGAGCCAATGAATACACTAAGAAGCATAACAGGTTTCTTCTGACAGGTGTAAAGCTTggtgctgcttcttcttcttcttcatcagagCCAACATCAATGTCCTCGAGTAGAGCCACAACAAGCTCTGAAGCAGCAAATAAccagaataataataattattatatggGTAGTGACACGGGTTCAGTTTCAACAAGCAGCATTTCTGAGTATTTGATTGAGACCATACCCGGTTACTGCATGGAAGACCTTCTCGATGCTTCATTTCCGCCAAATGGTTTCT GA
- the LOC107634075 gene encoding B-box zinc finger protein 20 isoform X1: MKIQCDVCHKVEASFFCPSDEAALCHGCDRTIHCANKVATKHTRFSLHHPNSKDAPLCDICQERRAYIFCQEDRAILCSECDVSIHGANEYTKKHNRFLLTGVKLGAASSSSSSEPTSMSSSRATTSSEAANNQNNNNYYMGSDTGSVSTSSISEYLIETIPGYCMEDLLDASFPPNGFCKEYEQQSLFQDRNNVHHYVSMCSFPLEAWSPSSTPT; the protein is encoded by the exons ATGAAGATCCAGTGTGATGTGTGTCACAAAGTGGAGGCCTCTTTCTTCTGTCCCTCTGATGAAGCAGCTCTATGCCATGGCTGTGATCGCACAATACACTGTGCCAACAAGGTTGCAACCAAACACACGCGCTTCTCTCTGCACCACCCTAACTCCAAAGACGCCCCTCTTTGTGATATCTGCCAA GAGAGACGTGCATATATATTTTGCCAAGAAGATAGAGCGATACTATGCAGTGAATGTGACGTTTCTATCCATGGAGCCAATGAATACACTAAGAAGCATAACAGGTTTCTTCTGACAGGTGTAAAGCTTggtgctgcttcttcttcttcttcatcagagCCAACATCAATGTCCTCGAGTAGAGCCACAACAAGCTCTGAAGCAGCAAATAAccagaataataataattattatatggGTAGTGACACGGGTTCAGTTTCAACAAGCAGCATTTCTGAGTATTTGATTGAGACCATACCCGGTTACTGCATGGAAGACCTTCTCGATGCTTCATTTCCGCCAAATGGTTTCTGTAAG GAGTATGAGCAGCAATCATTGTTTCAGGACCGAAATAATGTTCATCACTATGTCAGCATGTGTTCGTTTCCATTGGAAGCATGGTCTCCATCATCAACCCCAACTTAG